Proteins encoded by one window of Taeniopygia guttata chromosome 1A, bTaeGut7.mat, whole genome shotgun sequence:
- the AMIGO2 gene encoding amphoterin-induced protein 2 — protein sequence MSLNWRTLPTRLGVFKANCKGLACLLVFTVSVCGSAPGMCPAACICASDIVSCTSKNLTRVPGNLYKCMKRLDLSYNRIGILEPEWVPVLSEKLDTLIVNHNSISSITTGSFSTTPNLKYLDLSSNSLKTLGSPVFQELKDLEVLLLYNNQITQIESLAFGGLYKLQKLYLSYNLVSHFPLDLYIGKHKLTDLVLLDISFNHIQTMPVQRLSSVPAKQLSGIYLHGNPFYCDCVLYSMLVFWYQRHFSSVVDFKNEYSCLLQSDPRGHNKLPLLHDNVMNCSESTVNSSFQAFGFIHDAQVGDRLIVHCDSRISDTGTQFVWVSPDNRLLEPDRDTDNFKVFPNGSLEITDAQLENSGLYSCIAINKKRLLNETIEVKINVSNFTVNKSHAHEAFNTAFTTLAACVASIILVLLYLYLTPCPCQCKAKKKKRKLNQSSAHPSILNSALPQELPADEKKASTGKRVVFLEPVHEPKQGQNGKVKLFPNDSVITESILKTTRTKSDSDSVNSVFSDTPFMPPA from the coding sequence ATGTCTTTAAACTGGCGGACACTTCCTACTCGACTTGGAGTTTTTAAAGCGAACTGCAAAGGACTCGCGTGCCTCCTGGTCTTCACCGTGAGTGTTTGTGGCAGTGCCCCAGGGATGTGTCCAGCAGCCTGCATCTGTGCCAGTGATATCGTAAGCTGCACTAGTAAGAACCTCACTCGAGTGCCAGGAAATCTTTATAAATGTATGAAAAGGCTGGATCTGAGTTATAACAGAATTGGGATTTTGGAGCCTGAATGGGTCCCAGTGCTGTCTGAGAAACTGGACACTTTAATAGTCAATCATAATAGCATTAGCAGCATTACCACTGGAAGCTTTTCCACAACTCCAAATCTGAAGTATCTAGACTTGTCATCCAACAGCCTGAAAACACTGGGCAGCCCTGTGTTTCAGGAGCTAAAGGACCTGGAGGTTCTCCTGCTGTACAACAATCAAATAACACAGATCGAGTCTTTAGCCTTTGGAGGATTGTACAAATTACAGAAACTGTACCTAAGCTACAACTTGGTCTCGCATTTCCCACTGGACTTATATATTGGAAAACATAAACTGACAGACCTTGTGTTGCTGGACATTTCCTTTAATCACATCCAGACAATGCCTGTTCAGCGCCTGAGTTCAGTGCCAGCCAAACAACTTAGTGGAATTTATCTTCATGGCAACCCATTCTATTGTGACTGTGTCCTGTACTCCATGCTAGTCTTCTGGTATCAAAGGCATTTCAGCTCAGTGGTGGACTTCAAAAATGAATACAGCTGTTTGTTGCAGTCAGACCCAAGAGGTCATAATAAACTGCCTTTACTGCACGACAACGTTATGAATTGCTCTGAAAGTACCGTCAACAGCTCTTTCCAAGCCTTTGGGTTTATTCATGATGCCCAGGTTGGTGACAGGCTGATTGTACACTGTGACAGCAGAATCAGCGATACGGGCACACAGTTTGTTTGGGTTAGTCCAGACAATAGATTGCTGGAGCCAGACAGGGACACCGATAACTTCAAGGTGTTTCCTAATGGCAGCCTGGAGATAACAGATGCCCAGCTAGAGAACTCAGGCCTGTATTCGTGCATTGCAATAAATAAGAAAAGACTATTAAATGAAACCATAGAGGTCAAAATAAATGTTAGCAATTTCACAGTGAACAAGTCCCATGCTCATGAAGCATTTAATACAGCTTTTACCACCCTTGCTGCCTGTGTGGCCAGTATTATTTTAGTGCTGCTGTATCTCTATCTGACCCCCTGCCCATGCCAATGTAAGGcaaaaaagaagaagaggaagctGAACCAAAGCAGTGCCCACCCGTCCATACTGAATTCCGCACTGCCGCAAGAGCTGCCAGCCGACGAGAAGAAGGCTAGCACTGGGAAACGGGTGGTTTTCCTGGAACCCGTGCACGAACCAAAACAAGGTCAGAATGGGAAAGTAAAACTGTTCCCTAATGACAGTGTCATTACAGagagtattttaaaaactactCGAACAAAATCCGACTCTGACTCTGTCAACTCTGTGTTCTCAGATACGCCTTTCATGCCGCCAGCTTAG
- the LOC140682277 gene encoding uncharacterized protein, whose product MALIKTISYDEFSRRGLSAAAPDSYRESAEGKVSERPATEQAKPASNRGHPQPFEGSRTDFPGHGRPLPPFRGGGRDRLCPRPLPCCARLRRRLSAPTPAPPDPDPRHTPATGERSAPPPRRAALPGASDSCFMSGERDAGPAAASSPCPACCAPPGSGGSCGTPGARQRLRCAPPRTQAVLPPGMSAAPDRTPHRSPGALPGASAAAGRSRRCPGEERTGCPRSAPRRPGLPPLRPAPAPLRPRSSPPQPPVRLRRPGGLCPALLAGPARLRPLDARAGGRARGSPVPGAQPKTRLPLKIASKLPVRGDGTAGCS is encoded by the exons ATGGCACTTATAAAAACCATCTCCTACGATGAAT TCTCACGGCGGGGACTGTCCGCCGCAGCCCCAGATTCCTACCGGGAGTCGGCAGAGGGCAAAGTTTCGGAGAGACCAGCGACAGAACAGGCTAAACCGGCATCGAACCGGGGGCACCCACAACCATTCGAGGGGTCTCGGACCGACTTCCCTGGGCACGGGCGGCCACTGCCACCGTTCCGTGGCGGAGGCAGGGACCGGCTCTGCCCCCGCCCGCTGCCGTGCTGCGCTCGCCTCCGGCGGCGCCTCTCAGCCCCGACTCCTGCCCCTCCGGACCCTGACCCCCGCCATACCCCGGCTACCGGGGAGAGGTCTGCTCCGCCACCGCGCCGGGCAGCGTTACCTGGAGCTTCCGATAGCTGCTTCATGTCCGGGGAGCGCGatgccggccccgccgccgcctccagcccctgccccgcATGCTGCGCTCCGCCGGGCTCCGGGGGAAGTTGCGGGACGCCGGGAGCGCGGCAGCGGCTCCGCTGCGCTCCCCCGCGGACGCAGGCAGTGCTGCCCCCGGGAATGAG CGCAGCACCCGACCGGACCCCACACCGCTCTCCCGGCGCCCTCCCGGGCGCTTCCGCGGCAGCGGGACGGAGCCGTCGGTGCCCGGGGGAGGAGCGCACCGGCTGCCCCCGCTCCGCCCCTCGCCGCCCGGGActgccgccgctccgccccgctccggccccgctccggccccgctcctcACCGCCGCAGCCCCCGGTGAGGCTCCGCCGCCCGGGAGGGCTCTGCCCTGCGCTGCTCGCCGGCCCAGCCCGCCTGCGGCCCCTCGACGCCCGCGCGGGGGGCAGAGCCCGGGGAAGCCCTGTTCCGGGGGCGCAGCCGAAAACGCGGCTTCCCCTTAAAATTGCATCGAAACTCCCCGTGCGCGGAGATGGAACCGCGGGGTGTTCCTAA